ACAATGGCTCATAGGAGCTCGGCGTACGATGGGTAGCAGGTTCCTTCCAGCCGGCGCTTTCGCTCAAGTGTTTCGTCGGTGTTTCGCTGCTGAGGCTGTGGCGACAGCCCCGAAGTTGCGAACCTTCTGCAAGCCATACGCAAGCAGATGGGTCAAACGGCTTGATCGTATGCAACAGAAGAAGAGGTTTGCACTCACGAAGGACGCTGCGTTGCAAATTCCGGAATCCGAGTCATACACCGAGACCCAGGTGGAGAGCCTTGGAATCAGACCTTCCTTCCCGATATGGAGCAGTAGGAGGTACGAGTCGTTGCATGGTTTGCTGCTGCGATCGCAAAATTGGTGTACGTGCGAATTTTGTTTTGTTATGGGCGCCGCGTTGTTGCAGGTGCATTCATGTGTGTTCATTTTCACGAAAAGTGGCGTAAACGTGTGGCGTAATCGTGATCTGCGGTGTCACACTATTATCAAAAGTGTGACGTAATGCGTAAAACCTGTGGAATCGCTGTTGTGTGTGTATCGTATCACTTGTCTGAAAGTTGTCTAGGTGCGGCGTTTTGGCGTACAAGCTCGGTTGCATGTCGCTGTGGGACGACTGGGGAGAGCGTCATATGGTAACTGTGTGCCACGTGGATCGCTGTGTGGTGCTTGAGAAGCGCACGATATCGGATCACGGCTACGAGGCTGTTCAACTGGGCTTAGGATATCGCAACCCAAACCGCCAGTCCAAGCAGAACATCGGTCGCTTCATAAAGGCCGGAGTGGGGTCGAAGGATAAGATCGCGGAATTCAAGTGCTCTAGCGATTGCTTGCTGCCAGTTGGGCACTATATGAGCGTGCGCCACTTCACCCCTGGTCAGTGGGTGTTTGTATCGGGGTGGTCACGGGCAAAGGGGTTCAAAGGTGCCATGCGCCGTTGGCATTTCGGCGGGCAGAACGCAAGTCACGGTACTGAGTGCAAGGCGCACAGCGCTCCCGGATCCATCGCACAGGGTAAGTCGGCGCATATCGTATGGCGAGGCACCAAGATGGGCGGGCATCACGGCCCTGACCCCCGAGTGACCAACTGCAGAGTGTTCCGCATCGAAAGCCATCGCAATCTGATATTTTTGAAAGGAGCGGTGCCTGGTGACGTGGGTAGCGTTCTGAAGATAAGGGACGCATTAGGGATATCTGCGCGCAAAAATCGCGGACTCCACATCCATTATCCCACCTTTGTCCCAAAGCCGGGGCACTCATATCCGGTGACGCTGCAAGAGGTGCCGAAAGAGCGTGATCCGTTCTTGTTCACAGAGGACCCCATGTACGACCACCATCAACAGCAATAGCCTGGACCGATGAGACGCTTTGTCGTATTTCCCACCATCCAGGCTATTATTTGCTTTGTGTTGTCGCAAGTCACAGTCCACTGTTACATAAAGGGGCACAATGACACTTTGTCGTTGGATATGCGCCAATTCAGGTTACTGGCGTCGCCCAAGGTAACCTACACCGGCCCCGGTCGTAAGGTTGCGGATCGCATAAAGGAGCAGTTCTCCGTTCAAAACGACTTCCAGGTTCGCCAAGTAAGAAAAGCGCTGAAGCGTTACAAGCGCACCGAGGAGCGGCGATTGTTGGCGAAGCGCCGCAACATTGTGCTCTCTGAGCGTAATGTAGACAAGTCTAAGCATCGCAACCCGGCTGACAAAAGGGCGTTCAAGATAGTGTCTAAATACGAGGTTCACGAGAACCCGTACACCCACTTTCTACGTCCACTGGAAAAGCGCACTGAGAAGAACCCTTTGGGGAAGGCCACTGTTAAACCTGTACGCATGGGTATTCCGCTGGACACTGCTGCCGGGCTTTATGAGGGTGCCTCGCCCGTTGCGCAGCGTCCTTCAGGGACTCCGCAggtatccacccttcagtTCATCGGAAGTTACATACACACTTCGACGCTGCCTTCCCTGTACTTGCCTGAAATATGCCTAGTCGGTCGAAGCAATGTGGGGAAGTCGTCTTTCATTAATACCCTGATGACGTACATCAAGACCCGCCGTAAGAGCTGCGACATGGCGTATGTCTCAAAAACACCTGGGTACACGAAATGCATCAATATTTTCAAGGCTGTTGACGTCAAGGGTCGCGACGTTTTGTCTATAACGGACCTGCCAGGTTACGGTTACGTGAAGATCAAAAACCGTGAGACCGTGCGTGCCATGGACAGCGCCCTCCGTGCCTACTTGCAACGACGTAATGAACTGAAGCTGATCCTGTTCCTCATAGACGGCAGCATCGAACCTCAGGAGTCTGACACGGCAATACACGAAATGCTGAAGGCCCTTGGAATACCCTACCTTATGGTTTGTACTAAAATGGACAAGGTGGCTCAAAACCAAGTACCAGGTCAGATTCTGTTGTTCCGACAGGTGTACGACGTCAAGAGCCCTTTGCCAGTGGCGTATTCCAAGTTCGGTGGTGCTGACCTGGGAGGTATTTGGCGCGCCATCTTTGACGCTTGTGACGACAAGTTCGATCCAGCAAACTTGCAGATATCAGACGCCTACCAGAGTCTGAAGGATGCTGATTTCGAGAAATACGTGCAGAGCCAGTCGATGGTGTCGACGAAGGATTTGAAGAAGCTTATTTACAAGAACTTCGATCTGCTGCCCCAGAGCGTGCAAAGTGCCGACATCGACCGCATGAGCAAGGACGAAATGCTAGACGTGTTGAGACTGGCTGCGGAGCGCTCCGACGCAATTCGCTCCAAGCCGATTGACTTGCTCGAGTACAAGAAAAAACATAGCAAGATGTGATTGTGCTCTAGAGTAGGTCATATAGTCGCCACTGTTCTTTAGGCATGATTCGCCACTTCATAGTGGCACTATAATTACGATATGCTGGAACCACCTAATATGGCGCGTACGTAGTCAGAAACGATAAAAAGCACAACATTTTAGTCTATCAGATGAAATCAATACATTGCAATGGGTATGTGGTATGTATGCCGTGACGCAATATGTAATGTGAGGGACTGTCAGATTAGTTTAGCGAGGATAGGTGAACGGTTTGCTATTTTTATGAGCAACTCAATACTGAGCATGATTCAGTTGAGCAGCTAATCAGCGTTGTATCACTGCCTATAACAATGCAATTGATTATAAAGTT
This genomic stretch from Babesia bigemina genome assembly Bbig001, chromosome : III harbors:
- a CDS encoding 50S ribosomal protein L3, putative: MGSRFLPAGAFAQVFRRCFAAEAVATAPKLRTFCKPYASRWVKRLDRMQQKKRFALTKDAALQIPESESYTETQVESLGIRPSFPIWSSRRCGVLAYKLGCMSLWDDWGERHMVTVCHVDRCVVLEKRTISDHGYEAVQLGLGYRNPNRQSKQNIGRFIKAGVGSKDKIAEFKCSSDCLLPVGHYMSVRHFTPGQWVFVSGWSRAKGFKGAMRRWHFGGQNASHGTECKAHSAPGSIAQGKSAHIVWRGTKMGGHHGPDPRVTNCRVFRIESHRNLIFLKGAVPGDVGSVLKIRDALGISARKNRGLHIHYPTFVPKPGHSYPVTLQEVPKERDPFLFTEDPMYDHHQQQ
- a CDS encoding GTPase family protein protein, putative; translation: MRQFRLLASPKVTYTGPGRKVADRIKEQFSVQNDFQVRQVRKALKRYKRTEERRLLAKRRNIVLSERNVDKSKHRNPADKRAFKIVSKYEVHENPYTHFLRPLEKRTEKNPLGKATVKPVRMGIPLDTAAGLYEGASPVAQRPSGTPQVSTLQFIGSYIHTSTLPSLYLPEICLVGRSNVGKSSFINTLMTYIKTRRKSCDMAYVSKTPGYTKCINIFKAVDVKGRDVLSITDLPGYGYVKIKNRETVRAMDSALRAYLQRRNELKLILFLIDGSIEPQESDTAIHEMLKALGIPYLMVCTKMDKVAQNQVPGQILLFRQVYDVKSPLPVAYSKFGGADLGGIWRAIFDACDDKFDPANLQISDAYQSLKDADFEKYVQSQSMVSTKDLKKLIYKNFDLLPQSVQSADIDRMSKDEMLDVLRLAAERSDAIRSKPIDLLEYKKKHSKM